In Pelmatolapia mariae isolate MD_Pm_ZW linkage group LG2, Pm_UMD_F_2, whole genome shotgun sequence, one DNA window encodes the following:
- the egr1 gene encoding early growth response protein 1 gives MAAAKTEMILPALQNSEPLRFSHSPMDSYPKLEEVMMLSSAGTPFLSASAPEGAGFGSGEPGDQYDHLAGDTLPDIPFNCEKPVVEQTYPTQRLPPISYTGSFTLEPATTCSNSLWAEPILGLFSGLISNVAPSSSSSSAASQTISSSSSSVPSSSSSSSSSTSSSSSQSSSLSSSIHHSEPNPIYSAAPTYSSSNSDIFPDQGQAFPTSAGTVQYPPPAYPNSKTCSTSFPVPMIPDYLFPQQQGEISLVPPDQKPFQNQSSQPSLTPLSTIKAFATQTGSQDLKSVYQSQLIKPSRMRKYPTRPSKTPPHERPYACPVETCDRRFSRSDELTRHIRIHTGQKPFQCRICMRNFSRSDHLTTHIRTHTGEKPFACEICGRKFARSDERKRHTKIHLRQKDKKAEKVGAVVATAAPVSAASPPSSYPSSITSYPSPVSSYPSPVTSCYSSPVHTSYPSPSVATTYPSVSMSSTFQSQVASSFPSSVASNIYSSPVPTPLPDMQTTLSPRTIEIC, from the exons ATGGCTGCAGCCAAGACTGAGATGATTCTCCCAGCCCTGCAGAACTCCGAGCCCCTGAGGTTCTCTCACTCCCCCATGGATAGCTACcctaagctggaggaggtgatgATGCTCAGCTCTGCAGGGACCCCCTTCCTCTCTGCGTCTGCACCAGAAGGTGCCGGTTTTGGCTCCGGGGAGCCAGGAGACCAGTATGACCACCTCGCTGGAG ATACGTTACCTGATATCCCCTTCAACTGTGAGAAGCCAGTGGTGGAGCAGACCTACCCAACCCAAAGGCTGCCCCCCATCTCCTATACAGGCAGCTTCACCCTTGAGCCCGCCACCACCTGCAGCAACAGCCTCTGGGCGGAGCCGATCTTGGGCCTGTTCTCTGGGCTGATAAGCAATGTTGCGCCCAGCTCTAGCTCTTCCTCCGCAGCCTCACAGACCatctcatcctcctcctcttcagtcccatcttcctcttcttcctcatctTCTTCTACCTCCTCGTCCTCATCTCAGAGCTCCAGCCTCAGTTCTTCGATTCACCACAGCGAACCCAACCCAATCTATTCAGCTGCCCCAACCTACTCCAGCTCCAACTCTGATATCTTCCCAGACCAGGGCCAGGCTTTTCCCACTTCAGCTGGAACAGTGCAGTACCCACCCCCTGCTTATCCCAATAGCAAGACCTGCAGCACAAGCTTCCCTGTTCCCATGATTCCTGACTACCTCTTCCCTCAGCAGCAGGGAGAGATCAGCCTGGTCCCTCCTGACCAAAAGCCCTTCCAGAATCAGTCAAGCCAGCCCTCCCTGACTCCTCTTTCTACCATCAAGGCTTTTGCAACCCAGACTGGTTCCCAGGACTTAAAAAGTGTCTACCAGTCCCAGTTAATCAAGCCTAGCCGCATGCGCAAATACCCCACCCGGCCAAGCAAGACGCCACCCCACGAAAGGCCGTACGCTTGCCCCGTGGAGACCTGCGATCGGCGCTTTTCACGGTCTGATGAGCTGACGCGTCACATCCGCATCCACACAGGTCAGAAACCCTTCCAGTGCCGCATCTGCATGCGTAACTTCAGCCGCAGCGACCACTTGACAACGCACATCCGTACTCACACCGGCGAGAAGCCTTTTGCCTGCGAGATTTGCGGCCGCAAATTTGCCCGCAGCGACGAGAGGAAAAGACACACAAAGATCCACCTACGGCAGAAGGACAAGAAAGCAGAGAAGGTGGGAGCAGTGGTCGCAACAGCAGCCCCGGTCTCAGCAGCCTCACCTCCCTCCAGCTACCCCTCTTCCATCACTTCCTATCCTTCTCCAGTGTCTTCTTACCCCTCTCCAGTCACCTCCTGCTACTCCTCTCCCGTCCACACTTCCTACCCATCTCCATCCGTCGCCACCACCTACCCATCGGTGTCCATGTCAAGCACCTTTCAATCCCAGGTGGCCTCCTCCTTCCCCTCGTCAGTGGCATCCAACATCTACAGCTCCCCCGTCCCCACCCCGCTCCCAGACATGCAGACCACCCTTTCTCCAAGGACAATCGAGATCTGCTAA